The Deinococcus planocerae nucleotide sequence CCTGGAGGGGGCCAACCTGACGGGCGGGCGGCTGATCCTGGTCCGGGACCGTCAGGGAGACCGGGGGGACGCGCGCTACGGCGCCGTGGTGACCCTGGGGAATCACGCGGTCGTGACCGTCCCCGCCTTCGGGCCGCACTACGGACGGGCGGGCGCGCAGGCCCTCGCCGAACTGACCCGCTGGGCGGGCGAGCGGGGCATGCCGGTGCGCGAGGCGGCGGTCAATCCGGCGGACCTCACGCGCATCCTCGGCGAGCCGGACCCGGGCGAGGTCCTGCGCGTGATCGCCGCGAGCAACCCCAGCGACCCCGCGATATACACCGCCCTGCCCCCCCGGCGCCCCGACGAGGACGACTGGGAGGCGTAGCCGGGTCTCCTCCACCCCACCCCCCACCTCCATGAAGGGTGGGGGGTTTTTGGCGCTGGAGGCGGGTTTTTCTCCTTGGGGATGGGCTTTGCACGGGGAACGTAAGAGTCGGCGTGGCACGCTGCGGGCACGACGAGCGGGGGGACGCCGCCAGGCCGCGCGCCCTCCGGACCTGCCCCATCCCACGCCCAGGAGACCCCACCCCTTCCCATGAACATGTCCAGCCACACCCGTCCGGCCCCGACCCCGACCCTTCACACCGCCCTGCGCGAGGTGCTGCGCCTGTACGCGCCCGGCGCGACGCTGCTCACGGCGCTGGAGGGCGAGGTGCTGCGCGTGGGGGCGCAGGGGGTTGAGCGCGAGGACGGCGCGGAACTCGTGCCGCCCGACGCCTGGCTGGAGGGGGGCGAGCTGACGTGGCTCACGCGGGGGGGCACCCTGCTGGGCCTGATGTGGTGCGAGGGGGCGGCGCCGCCCGCGGACGTGGCCGACCTCCTGACGCTGCTGCTGGGAGCGGCGCGCGGGGACGGGGACGGGCGCGAGGCCGACGTGCTCGTCACCCAGTTCCCGCTGCCCGCCGCGTGGCTGCGCGCCGACCTCACCTTCCGGCAGGTGAGCCGCCCCTTCCTCGAACTCCTCGGCCTGAGCGACGCGCAGGTGCTGGGGCGCGCCCTGGGGGAGTTGCTGCCGGGGATGCCCGCCCTCGCCTCGGGGCTCGCGCAGGCGGCGGCGGGCCGCACGGTGTG carries:
- a CDS encoding PAS domain-containing protein — encoded protein: MNMSSHTRPAPTPTLHTALREVLRLYAPGATLLTALEGEVLRVGAQGVEREDGAELVPPDAWLEGGELTWLTRGGTLLGLMWCEGAAPPADVADLLTLLLGAARGDGDGREADVLVTQFPLPAAWLRADLTFRQVSRPFLELLGLSDAQVLGRALGELLPGMPALASGLAQAAAGRTVCLPDEPLPVTPGAPAGGGPVWVRGEARPSFGGAGAGVLWTLRDVTAEHRQAELLEALLGGHTTSAALLTAAGTVLHASPGWHDLLPGAALPGSPLWACFPDTSPETLQDLVREAAQGASARARVPLGAGGSVTLSVRQVTAREGAA
- a CDS encoding DUF3197 domain-containing protein, with protein sequence MQIADPLGVPGAPLETLQAVLTHLEGANLTGGRLILVRDRQGDRGDARYGAVVTLGNHAVVTVPAFGPHYGRAGAQALAELTRWAGERGMPVREAAVNPADLTRILGEPDPGEVLRVIAASNPSDPAIYTALPPRRPDEDDWEA